The Cyanobium sp. Tous-M-B4 DNA window ACCGGTGGTCTCTTGAGCGATCGCATTGGCTTGGTCCACGGTGGCTGAGCCGGAGGAGACGGTGGCGGCCACATTGGCGGCAGTTTCGATACCGGCAGCGGTGACAGCGGTTTGGATGGCCGGTGCAGCACCGGTGATCAGGTCCACTTCTGTGGCGTTGACGGTGACAGTTGTCTTGCCGTCGAGGGTGTTCAGAGCAGCCGCGTCGGCCGATGAATCAGTAACCGTGACGGAGAAGGCGTTGTTGGTTTCCCCGATCAGGCCACCGAGTGTGTCGAGGTCGGTTTCGGTTATTGGTGCTGTTACAACACCGGTGGTCTCTTGAGCGATCGCATTGGCTTGGTCCACGGTGGCTGAGCCGGAGGAGACGGTGGCGGCCACATCAGGAGCGGTGTTAATGCCAGGCGCTGTGATGGCGGTTTCGATGGCTGCAGCATCACCGGTCAGAGTGATAACCCGGGTGGCATCAATCGCAGCTAAAATATTGCTATTGAGCTCATTGAGAATACGGGCGTCAATACTGGTAGCAGTGATGACGGTGGAGATGCTCTCCACCGCAGACACGAAGTCTGTGTTGCCCCCGAAGGAATCGGTGGAGGTGGCGTTGAGCCGGATGAACTTGCCGACGAAGGACTGGTCATCCGCGATGGAGAAGGAGCTGCCGGTGGCGTCGGTGATGTCGCTCCAATTAGAGGAGCCGTTGTCTGAAACCTGCCACTGATAGGAGAAGGAGGTGATCGGACCGTCTGGATCGGAGATATCGGCGGTGACAGCGGTGAGGGTGGCACCTTCTTCTGGGGTGCCGTCGATGGAGAGGGTGCCAGTGGCCTCCTCGTTGACGTCAGTGACGTTGACGGTGAAGGGCTGGGAGAAGGTGAGGTCGCCGTCAGTGGATTTAACGGTGACGGCATAGGAGTTTTTGAGCTCGAAGTTGGGGCTGGAGCCGATGAAGAAGAGCTCGCTGCCACGGATTTCGAAGCTGCTGGCATCGGTGCCCTCAAGTGTCAGGACGTTGTTGTTGCCGCTGGCATCGGGGTCGGTGAACGCATTGTTGCCAATTGAGGTGACGCTGTTGGGGATGGTGATGGACACGAGGGCGTTGTTGTTGCCGCTGGCATCGGGGTCTGTGATGTTCAGGTCGCCGATTTTGACGCCGGAGCTGGTGTCGGTGTTCTCGGCGATGGAGTTAGCCGAGAGTGAGATAGCGGTTGGTGCCTCGTTGACGTCAGTGACGTTGACGGTGAAGGGCTGGGAGAAGGTGAGGTCGCCGTCAGTGGATTTAACGGTGACGGCATAGGAGTTTTTGAGCTCGAAGTTGGGGCTGGAGCCGATGAAGAAGAGCTCGCTGCCACGGATTTCGAAGCTGCTGGCATCGGTGCCCTCAAGTGTCAGGACGTTGTTGTTGCCGCTGTCATCGGGGTCGGTGAACGCATTGTTGCCAATTGAGGTGATGCTGTTGGGGATGGTGATAGGCCCGAGGGCGTTGTTGTTGCCGCTGGCATCGGGGTCTGTGATGTTCAGGTCGCCGATTTTGACGCCGGTGCCGATGATGGTGTTCTCGGCGATGGAGTTAGCCGAGAGGCTGATAGCGGTTGGTGCCTCGTTGACGTCAGTGACGGCAATGGAGAAGGTTTCTGTGTTCTCGGAGCCGTCAGAGCTGACGGCCTTGACGGTGATGGAGTGGCTGTTGGCGGCCTCGAAATCGAGAGCAGCGGCAACTTTCACCACACCGTTGGCATCGACGGAGAAGAGCCCGCCAGCGCTGTTGGTGAGGCTGTAAGTGGTGATGCTGGCGCCGGAGTCTGCGTCAGTGGCGAAGGCGGTGATGCCGACGGCCGTGCCAATGGCGTCATTTTCTGCCACAGAGTTGGCATCGGGGTTGTTGTCGCTCAGCACAACGGGGTTGTCATTTAATAATGTTGGCAAAGGAATATCAGTTGCTTGGATCGCAGTGTCGGTAGAGATGTCATAGCCAAAA harbors:
- a CDS encoding bluetail domain-containing putative surface protein; amino-acid sequence: MIVSGNSFSSGGGTTQSSLSFNYGSIGLITSGIDQSTGSSVPNGSFGYDISADTAIQATDIPLPTVGASSRLQSATATKYYLLIDGLNGGSNERNHRGWFEIDALQFGAGVSVSSPPFREASDPLFSELSVSLTGVSAALLSDLVNDTQFRSIQVQGVTTGGAGGGGSPVVVYDLRLGDVIVSSNSFSSGGGTTQSSLSFNYERIGLITSGIDQSTGSALPNGSFGYDISTDTAIQATDIPLPTLLNDNPVVLSDNNPDANSVAENDAIGTAVGITAFATDADSGASITTYSLTNSAGGLFSVDANGVVKVAAALDFEAANSHSITVKAVSSDGSENTETFSIAVTDVNEAPTAISLSANSIAENTIIGTGVKIGDLNITDPDASGNNNALGPITIPNSITSIGNNAFTDPDDSGNNNVLTLEGTDASSFEIRGSELFFIGSSPNFELKNSYAVTVKSTDGDLTFSQPFTVNVTDVNEAPTAISLSANSIAENTDTSSGVKIGDLNITDPDASGNNNALVSITIPNSVTSIGNNAFTDPDASGNNNVLTLEGTDASSFEIRGSELFFIGSSPNFELKNSYAVTVKSTDGDLTFSQPFTVNVTDVNEEATGTLSIDGTPEEGATLTAVTADISDPDGPITSFSYQWQVSDNGSSNWSDITDATGSSFSIADDQSFVGKFIRLNATSTDSFGGNTDFVSAVESISTVITATSIDARILNELNSNILAAIDATRVITLTGDAAAIETAITAPGINTAPDVAATVSSGSATVDQANAIAQETTGVVTAPITETDLDTLGGLIGETNNAFSVTVTDSSADAAALNTLDGKTTVTVNATEVDLITGAAPAIQTAVTAAGIETAANVAATVSSGSATVDQANAIAQETTGVVTAPITETDLDTLGGLIGETNNAFSVTVTDSSADAAALNTLDSKTTVTVDATQVGEINGTAPPIETAITAPGINTAPDVAATVSSGSATVDQANAIAQETTGVVTAPITETDLDTLGGLIGETNNAFSVTVDDTEADAAALNTLDSKTTVTVNATAVDLITGAAPAIQTAVTAAGIETAANVAVTLNGGAGNDTLNGGAGNDTINGGAGNDIIIGGAGADRLTGASGTDTFRYSALNQSLLSGFDRITDFRIGTDRLDGPTAVSKGNMRQLGSVSRLNQNVISQVLTNVTFKANQAATFTLGSGASTRTFVALNNDQAGFSSSSDSIIEITGFMGRLTDLSII